The Ailuropoda melanoleuca isolate Jingjing chromosome 17, ASM200744v2, whole genome shotgun sequence DNA segment atgggatcgagccccacatcaggctccccctgcttgtgttccctctcttgctggctgtctctatctctgtcaaataaataaataaaatctttaaaaaaaaatgggtagatgacctgaatagacattttttttcccccaaagaagacatctacaTGGCCAGCAGAtgcatgaaaaggtgctcagcatcaccaatcatcagggaaattaaatcaaaaccacaatgagatagcacctcacacctatcagaatggctaaaataaagaagacaagaaataacaggcgTTGGCACGGATGTAGGCAAAGAGCAAGCCTCATACACTAtaggtgggaatgtaagttggtgcagccactgtgggaaacagtacggagtttcaacaaaaaattaaaatagaaacaccatatgatccaataattccactcctgggtatttacccaaagaaaatgaaaacactaatacaaaagcaccaatttgaaaagatatacgtGCCCCTAtggttattgcagcattatttacaagagccaagatatgggagcaacctgtgtccactgatggatgaatggataaaggagatatctatatctatctatctatctatctatctatctatatatatatatatatataatggaatattatgcagctatgAAAAAGGATGAGCtcatgccatttgtgacaatgtagatgacctagaggatattatgctaagtgaaataagtcagactgtaAAAGGCAAATACCTTaagatttcacttgtatgtggaatctaaaaaaaaaaaaaaccaaatgaatcaACAAACCAGTAAcaaacagaatcagacctatgAATACAGAGAACGAACTgacagttgccagaggggagagggatgagaagatggacaaaatgggtgagtGGGAGacataggcttccagttatagaacgAATAAGTCATTGGAACAAAAGGTATAGCAGAGGCAATACACTCAGTGGTATTGTAACAGCACCGTATGGTGCCAGATGGTAGCTACGTTTGTGGTGAACACAACATTACGTATAaccttgtcaaatcactatgtggtATGCCTGAATTCAAGTAACAGTGTGTGTTCACTctaatcaaacaaaaaaaatttttaataaaaaaataaagaggtgattaaggtaaAATAAGGTCATTAAGGTGGGTCCTAATTTAGGaagactgatgtccttataagagagatcAGGACACTGATGTGCATTGAGGGAAGCCTACGTGAAGACTCTGGGAGAGGAAGGCCATCTGCAAATCAAGGaaagaggtctcagaagaaaccaaccctgccaacaccttgccTTCAGACGTCTAGCCTACAGAATtctgagaaattaaatttctgttgtttaagccaaacaacaacaaaccaaaaatctGAGAGGAAAATCCTAGCGAGGCAGAAAGGGGTTGGTGGTtgaatgcttctctctctctctctttctctctctctctctctcagcagtCTAGACAGAAGAGGGCCAGATACCTAGAACAGGGGTcctatcatttcatttctctccttcacaATTGCTGTGGGAAGATGGCTGCACGACCTGTTGCCAGTGGGTAGAGAGGAAATGACGTCTTTGTGATGTTGAGTCTACCTATCAAAACACATGAGATGCTTTTCATTtgttccagtctttttttttttttttttggtccttcaGCAGggttttaaggttttctttttataggtCTTGTACATTTTTTGTTCAATTTATTCCCgtatattctattattttgttgttgttgttgaaagagaaaattctaaaagctTCCTAAGAGAAAGCAGATCACcttcaagaaacaataaatatgttGACATCAGAGTTCTCAACATCAAACTGGATGTAAGACAACAATGGAGCATTTCAGAGGACTTAAGAACTTTTCAAATCCTAgaattattttatgcattttaactGTTATTAAGTGAGaccatgaggggtgcctgggtggctcagtgagttaagcgtctgcctttggctcaggtcatgatctcggggtcctgggatcaagctctgcattgggctctctgctcagcatggagtctgcttctccctccccctcttcttctgtGCTCCCCccccaattaaataaataaataatcttttaaaaattgtgaccatgaattaaaaatattgtcaggatggggcgcctgggtggcacagcggttaagcgtctgcctttggctcagggcgtgatcccggcattatgggatcgagccccacatcaggctcctctgctgtgagcctgcttcttcctctcccactccccctgcttgtgttccctctctcgctggctgtctctatctctgttgaataaataaataaaatctttaaaaaaaaatattgtcaggTACATATATCCTCAAAAAGTTTACCACATCAAGACCTCCTTTGAAACCATTTAACACATTATTTTCTTAGTGGCTATCCTGGGGATTAcaattagcattttaatttaaaacaatcagTTTGGATGGATAATAACTTAATTTCAATAGTCTGCAAAACTCCTGCTCCAGTATACCTTCCTTCCCTAACCCCTCCTTTACGCTATTATTGTCATAGGAATTACATCTTTAGACATTATAAGACAGTAAcgttttataattattgttttatgtagtttttaaatgacataggagaagaaaagaattataacaaaaaatacatttatattgtcttctatatttatgtatataattactTCTTctggtgctctttatttcttcatgtgcaTTCAAGTTACTCTCTAGTGTCCCTTCTTCTCAGCCTTAAGGATTCCCCTTAGTACTTCTGAACAGATCTTCTAGTGACAAGTTCTCAGtatttgtttatctgggaatatcttaatttctccttcacttttgaaggagaGTTTGgttgggtatagaattcttgaCTGATGGTCTTTTTCATTCAACCCTTTGAAGATATGGCTCCACCGTCTTCTGCCTCCATGATTTCTGACAAAAAGTCAGCCGTTAATCTTATTGAGGCTCAATTGTACATGAGAAATggttttccttttgctgttttcaAGCTTTTTTGGTCTTTGATGTTCACCAGTTGGACTATGGTGTGTTTAAATGTGGatctatttgaattattttacttgGAGTTTGTCAAGTTTCTTGGATGTGTACATTAattgttttcatcaaatttcggaagtttttagtcattttttttcaaatattctttattccctttatttttctcctctctttctgggactcaTAATAGGTGCATGTTTCTATCCTTGATGGTATATTACATATCTCTGAGgccctgttcatttttctttctttcttttttttccccagtcttttCCTTAGAGGGGTAATCTCTATTAACCTATCTTCAagtttgttgattctttctttgGACAGCCCAAATTTACTATCAAGTCcctttagtgaatttttcatttcagtaattgTGCTTTTCAACTCCGGAATTCCTCTTtaatggttttttggttttggggtggtttttgtttttgttttgtttttgtaattttgttgttgttgattttctctatttggTAAGTGACTATGTCatactttcctttaattcttttttttttaagattNtttatttatttattcgacagagatagagacagccagcgagagagggaacacaagcagggggagtgggagaggaagaagcaggctcatagcagaggagcctgatgtggggcttcgaacccataacgccgggatcacgccctgagccgaaggcagacgcttaaccgctgtgccacccaggcgccccccctctttTAATTCTTAAGACATGTATCCTTtagttctttaaacatatttataatagctgatttaaagtctttgtctactAAATTAAACATCTGTGCCTCCTCAGTGATATTTTCAGTTGGCTATTTTACTGTGTATGTAgcatacttttctgtttctttgcagaGGTTGCAAATTTTTGTCTAAAGTCagacatttaaaacaatatattataaCAACCTACAATCAGATTCCCTCTCCccaggtttgttgttgttgctgggtttttttattatcatttttcctGTGGCTGTTGGTTAGTGAATTTCCTAAATGAATTCTGTCAATTCTGTATCCCTTGCAATGTGCAGCTCTCAACTTCTCTGCCGGCCtttatgttggtttttttttttttccttaaagttctTATTTTGAAGTCTGGGTTTCTAGGGTTTACTCTTGGTTCAGTATAATTTAGTGGTGAACCAATGGTCAGTCCAAAGGTTTCCCTAAATGCCTTGTCTATATGTCTCCCACCCTTTTACAAGGGGAGCTGTGTCTGCAAGCACACATCACACTTCAGTTTACAAAACAGCTTTAGCTCTCACTTCCTGAGTGCACAGGGCCTGAAGGTCAGCCAGAGGTGAGTGACTGGGGCCTTCTTCTTCTGAGGTCTCTCACAAGCATGCACACTGGGCAGCCTTCTAGATCCTCAGGAACACGTTGGAGCTTTTCAAAGTCCTCTGTGGTTCTCTAGTTATCCAGAGtttacttttaaacttttgttGGTGTTGGCCAGACTCTTGCTTCCTCTAATCAAAATCACAGGCTTTGGCAGCTGATGGGTGGCCAGCAGATTGCTATTGTTTTTGGAAGTGCCCTAAGTATAGTTTTTATCTCCCCCCTGAGCTGAGCTGTGAGTCAAATCAAGTAGAGAGCCACAACACCTTGGCAATGAAGGTTTCCCAGGTAGCTGCGAAAGTGGACAAAATATTGACTGTGCTCTAGGAATGGGGCTCTTAACAGAACCGCTAAAGAAGTCAGTCTTCTGCGTTAGCATTGAGACTGTTGACTTTTCATGGCTACTGGGCCAccaagctggggagggagagaggataaAAATAACCCCAAGTTAAAATGTGACAGGCACCACTGTCTTATTGAAGTTCAGTAATTTCTCTTGGATAGATGATTCCCAGTTCGTTTGGTGGCTTTGGCACACTTCCAGAATTCTGAGATGGTTGATTTTGGTTGTTTGGCcagtatttctgttgtttttatggGAGAGTGGTTCACCAAGGTCCTCACTTTACCATTCCAGAAGTCAATCTCCcttgaaagcatttttaaaggagAAGTACTTCAGCAAGATGGGAAATGAATCCAGGATGGAGCAATGAGTTATGCAAAGTAAAGGAGAGAACATAGCTTAGAAAAGTGTAATATTACTTAAATTAGCAATGCATCCCTCCTGAAAAAAAGTATATTACAGATAACTTAGAAGTAACACCCTAGGTTGGAAGcatggctggggaaggggaatggggaaCTGGTGGGAGGAGGAAAGACTGTAGGGTGATGGAACATGTCTTGTTTAAGGAAACATCTACAGCTGTCAAGGTTAGGAAATTGACAGGGGaaagaataaatataagtaaGGGTCATGATATATTAAGGTTAATTATGAGAAGGGTATAAAtagaatgtattattttctacAGAATAATTTGATCTTGGCaccagaaagcagaaaaatccaaggaaggaaaattttGAGCTATTTCAAAGACGGAAAGGAGTAGAAAGAAAGcacaataaatagaaaacacaaaatgttgtAGCAGAACTATGTCCTAAAATAAAGTCAATAAATTTAAGTGAGGATGAGTCAAACTCACAGATCAAAACACAGAGATTTTCTGATTAGATATAAGACCAAGATACAATAATATATTGTTAGCAAGGATCATATAAGCAAAATTGGAAAACCAAAGGTTAAAAGAGCCTggcacattaacaaaataaatacctCCAGGATAGCAATTTtaacatcagaagaaaaaaatgaatttagggtAAAAATAAGGGACCAATGGAGAGGTTATATACTAATAAGGaataataaatcaaaaagaaataccaaTCATAAGCATATAGGCACCCAGCAATGTagcctcaaaatacataaagcaacaaAGAGCTAACATGGGGAAATGGATATATCAACAATTATATTTAGAGGTTTTAGCATAACTCTTTCAGAATATGATACAGCAAGCAGACCCAAAATAAGAGGGATAGAATATTTGACTAATACAATTAATAATCTTGAGCTAAAATGTATGCAcgcttgtgcacacacacctcTTTATACTTAACAAACAAAGGAAATCGCCACATATTACAAAGGATGATATTGGTTACATTTTCCAATGAAATAAAGATACAATCTAGtaaaaacagaacatttaaaaatcccatattcctaggaaaaatgaaaactatcttTGGTCTAAAGAAGAAATGGCAAGGAAAGTCACGACATACTAGGAACTGAACTGCAATGTCAAAGTTTGTACTAAAGCAATATATAagggaaattaacatttttgatATTTATTGGAAAACAAGACATACTCAGAGCAAAAGAGATGAGTAGGTAActcaagggggaaaaagcaaCGGAGTAAATTCacagaaataagaagaaagaaagcaacaaagctaatgcagaaatggaaagagaaaacaaaagaatggacAAAATTAGCAAAACCCAAAATGGGTCTTTTGAAAAGTCTAAACACAAATCTCTGATAAAAGCAGCTAAGCAAAAAGGGCTGTGTTCAGCTAAGCGTGTGTGGCACATTTGGTTCATGCTTGTCGACTTGACAATTGTGAGACAGCTGTTTCTCCCctaaggaaagaagaggaggaggcgGAGCCCCTAGAGGAGGCGGAGCCTATGCCCCGGAAAGCAAAGACTTCCCCAGACATCCTGCGAAGGTAAGCATTTCGCTTGGACGCAGCTGCTGCCCGGAACACAGCTTGGGTagagcagagagaagaatgagTGTTGAGTAGGCACGCAGCGGTTTCTGTCTCAACAACAATACACCAAGGCATTTGAAAACTTGACTAAAAAGGATACAGAAAAACGTGAAAGGTCATATGAATAAACAGAGAATTGTCTAAGTGCCTGTATACAGGACAACTTGTTCTACTGACAGCCCACGACAAACAGTTCTACCATTCGTTGGCCAGGTGAGTCTTATCTTATATGAGTCgttccataaaatagaaaatataaaggcGAGACTGGTATAACCATAACAACAAAACtagctaaggaaagaaaaagcaaagtgaacatttgtgcacaaatcttcaataaaataattgGCCAGCCAAGTACAACgacgtgttttttttttaaacacaactTATCAGGGGTCATCTAAGAATACATGGTTAGTGTGAAATTCACCACACAAATGgcctagagaagaaaaatcacatgtccttctcaatagatgcaggaaattTTTGATAACGTTTGTGATGAAAATGTCATGAAAACGCGGAAGAAAAGGGAAGGTCTTTTCAAGGTCTGAAGCAAAACGAAAATGGTTGCTTTACCATTGCTATTCACTGTGGTATTAGAAACCCTTGCTAACACACTCCCTGCCTGGACAGTTGCAATGGTCTGCCCAAAATAGGCAGCCCAGACTCCGAAAGCTCCCCCCAACTCAGACCTGTTGTTCAGAAGGCAAGTGGCAAGAGAGGGTCGAAAACTTTCGGTGCATCTCCGGTGGCTGGTAAAACTTCGCCAGTAGCAGAATGATGTTCAGAGAAAGGACCATGGCATTTGCCGTGGTCGGATCTGTGCTCAAGCCATGCTCCACCAGCTAATAGTCATGAGGTTGAGCAACTAAGTCAGTTAAGCTCtccaagactcagtttcccctGCTGTAAAATGAGCATTAGCGTTGTGAAAATTACAAGAATTACCATATGCTGGTATTAagcccagagagagggaaggcacAGTTCAGCCTATGAGCGTTCCCCTTTCTAGGGTTAACAGTTAGGGTATCCACAATATGGATCCAACCCAAGTCTCCAACCTTGTTGCCCATGATTCCTCATACAAAATCCACCTGCAGACTCAGTGTCTCCTCCCCGCCATGTCCCTGCCTCTGATCCTTGCTCCCCGGCAAGGAATACACTCTCCACTTACCTGAACCAGTTGTAACATAGAAACTGACAGTGTGGCTCAAACAGACCTCGCTTTGAACTTAGTTagttcacctgtaaaatgagttCACACTCTGATTTAATGGGACAAGCTTCGCCAAGTTCTTAGCAAGGATTCTCAGGATCCTTGCCAGTCTGGGGGTGGGAGCCCAGACTTGCCCCCGAGCACTGACTCTGCTCAGTTGAAAAGGTCACACAGAGAACTACCCACATTGGCATGTTCCAAAGTATCATCCAGGAAATACTAGTTCTGCCAGACAGGGATTGGGGTTGCTGGGAAGGAGGCTATGGTAGCACACGGGTAAGGGGAATTACGGAGCTAACCGAGTTTCCTGACTACAGGGCTTTACGGAGCCTTCATTGCCAATATGTGTTGTAAGCTTCTAAGAGGTGACAGCCGTTTATACCATTTCCCCAACTAGTTAGCCAAGAACACTTTTTATTGCCTTCTACTCCCACCACACTGAGTGTTCTGGAAAACTCACTGGGAAAATAATGGTCTAAGTAAGCCTGAGCGTAAAGGTTAATGGCTCATTCAATGTTTGCTTTCCTCTTACTTGGAACCGGGATATGTTAGAACATGGTATCTCTGATAGCCCTAAGGCTGGGAGCTAAGAATTTCATTCACTTTTGATTTTATGAAGCTTCACTGACCTCCCAGAGAGTTAATAGAGAAAAAGTCATGCCTCGAGTCTTGGTCGAGGACTTGGACTTGGTCCTTCCTTCCATCATGCCTCGGCAAAGAAGCACCAGTAAAAGCCATGCACACGGAagctctcctcccagccctgtctgCCGCACAAACCCTTTGCTCCGGCCAAACTGTATTTCTTGCCATTCCCCAAGTAGACCGCATGCTTTTCCCACCGCGGAAACTCTGTTcacctgttccctctgcctgcagtgccCTTCCCCAAGGTAccaccctctctctgcctgttagCGTGGCTTAAATGTCATCCCCACGAAACCTTCCTTGAATTCCTGGGTCAGGAATGACCTGTCCCTTTCCTCACTCCCATGGTGCTCTGTGTGTGGCTTTTGTCACGATGTCCTGTGCTGGCTTATGTACGTGTGTCTGTAGGTAAGTAAATCTCCCCATTAGACCATTAGCTTCTTGAGGGGAGGGTCTATGCAGTTTATTCATTCTTGAGTTCCCCGTAACAGGGAGCCGTAATTCTTTACAAACAGAGGATTGTCACATATTAACTAAAGAGCCCAAACACAAATATCTCAGTACCCTCCCTGTAAAATCTTTTAGATCCTTAAATTGTCATGTCACttacctccttctcctccttcctaacTTCAATCCTTTCTTAAACCAAGTCCTTTTCCTCATCCTTTTGTTTACAGGAGGGGGACACACctgtgtttgtattttgatattaTTGTATGTTCTGTCTACGAACGGAGTTCTGTCCCCTGTCCAGGAGGTTTCAAGTGATAGCTGCCTGAAATCTTAATGCTggatttcccttctttcctccggTTCCTTGGCCGTAGAGCATGGTGATTAAAGTCTTGGACTCTGGTGCCGGCTGGatctgagtcccagctctgccacttcctagctgttgACCTTCAGCAAGTTACCGAGTGTCAGTTTGCCATCTGTAAATTGGAGATGGTGACAGTGGCTGCGTCCCAATGTCACTTGGAGGGTTACGTGAGCTGGCGTGTGTCAAGTATTCAGAACAGTGGTGAGCACACGGTGACCACTCAGGAGCTACAGTGCATTTCCTTGCGTGCTAGAAGCATTCCCGGAAGGAGTGGGAGACAGACAGGGCTGGAAGGGGCAACCGAGTGGACCAGCACTCAGCCAGCCACATCCCAGTCACTGGGAGATTGcatcaaaaatacagatttctgggtGCCAGCCAGGAGGTTCTGATGGAAACTAGGAACCTGACTTTTTGGATCTGCTTCCCAGATGACTTGGATGGACAGCGGGGCTTGGGAACTGTGGCCTCgcagaaaatgatcaaaattgGGGGTAAAGAGATTGGGGCTCTGGTGGTGTTTCTGCCAGCGACCCAATGTGTGACTTTTCCGAGACTCTGTCTTCTCCTTTGTGACATGCGGATAACAAATTTGATGGATTCACAGGGTTGTTGGCAGGGGAGTGGAATTGCTAAAGCCATTTATGCGGGGAAACTGGCTTACCGTGTAGGGAGGAACACAGACTTTGCAGTGAGACAGGCCTGGATGTGAGTTCGACTTCTGATACCGTGCTAGACGTTTTTAGCTGACGATCGGACATTCAgccccctcttcttcctcaaaCAACATGCTTGGCGGAAAATATTCCACCTCCTAGACTCCTTTGCAGTTTGGGGTGGCAGAAATCTGCTTAGGATTTCTGGGAAGGTTTTTGTTTCCCTGATATAGGCGCTCATTcctatttctccctttgccctcttcTTCTTGCCTGGAACACGGATGAGAGGCCTGGAgtgtggcagccatcttgttaTCATGAGTGGACAAATATGGGATCTACGAGCTGAAGGTGATGGGAGCAGAGGGGTGAAAAGATTTAGGTCCCTTGTGGCATTGCTGAGCAGCTGTACCAGCTCCGGACTGCCTACCCCTAGACTTCTTATGTGAGACCAACGAATCCCCAATTATTTAAGGCagaggttaattttttttgttggttaTTTATACCCTAAAGCTTCTCagggaaaattgaaaaagaataaatttcctAGAACCGTGTCTGACCCAGTGGACATTCATGTGCTTGTTCCCCTTCTCCGGCTATGACAcattttcaatttgtaaaatgaGGCCCTTCTAATCCAACATCCTGTACTTACGTCATTATATGAGATAGAAGACGTGGTCTCTGGCATCTGACTTCTGGAATAAAGGGCCCCTtcctggggagtgggagggctGGAGCAGTCACCCCACCGAGTGGCTGAGCACAGGCACGAATGTGGACCACCTGTGGCACCCCAACCCTACGGAGGCTGCCACGCCCCAATCAAGCAGTTGCAAACAATCTCCATGAACTTGTGCGAGGCGGAGCGTGCAGAAATTGTGCCCAAAGACGTGAAACTGTCCTTGTTCAGATATAAGTACGGAAGACAATTCTAGGGATCCCACCCCCAGTGACACAAACATCTGAGAGCGAGAATGAAAATGTATTATCCTGAATCCCTGCTCCCCCAACACCGACTACACTGCCCAGCATTTGCTCTGATCGGGAAACCCAGGTACCTGGGTGTGAGTGCGGGCACCTGCTTGGCATTCATTCCCATTCTTACCTGCGCACAGCATGGCCTCTCTAGGACCCATGGCAACGCACGTGACTCACAAAACAAAGCCAGCTGTCCCCTCTGCCAACTGGATCTGCGGGTCCCCACTGCGTGAGCACTCCAGCCGTGGCTGAAATCAGCAGCACCAGCATCAGTGCCGTTTTAAGCTCTTGCAAACCTTATATGCCCAAACATGGTGAATACaaagggcactttttttttttttggcaaatgtattcttcctccattatttaaaaaagattgaacAGCAAAAAGTTAACTCTCCTTTTACcgtaaaaataaagagaatcatACAATGAGATGatccccggggtgggggtgggggggttctgCACAgacttgctcgctctctctctccagactCCCTCGCAGCCCCGGGGGGCGGGATGCAGGGTGTGTCCTCGGCAGGTGAGTTCTTGTCCAGCCCCTTTGGGCGCCTTCCTGGGGATCGGCGCATCTGGACCTTCTCTCCGCCCTTCTATTCTGAGTCCTCCTCCCTCATGGCCCTCACCAGCCAGTCTCGCTCCATGCCCTGCTCGGAGTCGCTCGTGTCGCTGGCCTCCATGACCAGCAGTTTCGAGTAGTTGATTTTCTGCTCTTGGGGCAGTCTGGGCTGGACGGACAGGAACAGAGCCAGCCAGAGCAGCAGGACCACGCAGCAGGCCTGATACAGCACAGCCAGGCTGAAGGACGCCACCACAAAGCCGCCCACCACGCTGCCCAGGCTGGACCCTCCCCCGTAAAGGTGGCCTCGGAACATGACACCCAGAGGTCTCTCCGTCCCGGGAGTGGCCAGGTCCTCCACGGAGGCCTTCACGGCCCACCACAGGGCCCCGCTGCCAACGGCGCTCAAGATCTGAGCGGGGAGGACGGACCACCAGCTCCAGAGGAAGGAGTAGTAGAGAAGCTGGGTGGCcaggcagcccagccccagccccaccgtGCCCTCCCTCGACAGTTTCCGCAGCAGCGTGGCTTTGAATGGATGGAGTAGAGTCTCTCCCAGCAAGCCCAGGGCCACCGAGAGACCCATGACCAGCTCGCTGCTCCCATGGTCTTTCATGTTCCAGAACAGAAAGTTCTGCACCGTGCTGGAGGCGGCGCCTATCAGAAGCACGGTGAGGGCTAGGAGAATGAGCCGGGGGTCGCCGCGCACCAGGGACAGCGCTTTGACGGTTTTGTGGCTGGGCTCCCGCCGCCTGCAGACGGGCACGGGAAAGGCAATGCTCACCAGGAAAGCCAGGGCGCTGACGAGCGAGTAGCCGTAGAAATGCAACACGCCCCGGGGGCCGTTTGTCATCAGGACGCACTCCAGCTGCCCCACCAGGGCTGCGATGCCGCACACGCCTGCCGACTCGCCCAGCAGCCTCCAGACCCACAGACTTCGGTAGCGGTCCGTGGCGTCCACAAAATCCAGGTATTCGTAAAGGCTGTCGTCAGCCACCTGCTCCAGAGGGGCGGCCAGCATCTCCCAGAACACCAGGGtccccagggagaggaggaaagtcCAGCGCAAGCCTTCCAAGGAGAGGCCAAGGGCCCGGGCATTCCCCTGGGCTGCTGACAAGTTGGCTGGACTCCCCGGGGCTGTACCCCCAGCAAGCAAAGGGAGGGCCGTTCTGCGCGCCTTAGAAGCACCTTCTCCAGGAGTATCCTTCATCCCTGAAGTGACCGGTTGGAGAACTGGGGACGTGGTCCTGGCTCCTTCCACGGAGCGCA contains these protein-coding regions:
- the MFSD6L gene encoding major facilitator superfamily domain-containing protein 6-like, coding for MSANPQWDISRALGVARLFHLVCGVRDACVTPFLTLYLRQLGLAAPWVGILMGTKHLIAAFWAPFCAFLAKSYQKRRVVLMGSLLGSVGASLLMVLVPPLDKGPPRSCNASDGATPTALPPGTARTVTVASSPAAGAPSPPAESSPGTLDAAGFRKAPAESVLESSGRPPGYAVRSVEGARTTSPVLQPVTSGMKDTPGEGASKARRTALPLLAGGTAPGSPANLSAAQGNARALGLSLEGLRWTFLLSLGTLVFWEMLAAPLEQVADDSLYEYLDFVDATDRYRSLWVWRLLGESAGVCGIAALVGQLECVLMTNGPRGVLHFYGYSLVSALAFLVSIAFPVPVCRRREPSHKTVKALSLVRGDPRLILLALTVLLIGAASSTVQNFLFWNMKDHGSSELVMGLSVALGLLGETLLHPFKATLLRKLSREGTVGLGLGCLATQLLYYSFLWSWWSVLPAQILSAVGSGALWWAVKASVEDLATPGTERPLGVMFRGHLYGGGSSLGSVVGGFVVASFSLAVLYQACCVVLLLWLALFLSVQPRLPQEQKINYSKLLVMEASDTSDSEQGMERDWLVRAMREEDSE